A genomic stretch from Desulfotignum balticum DSM 7044 includes:
- a CDS encoding coiled coil domain-containing protein: protein METTDLFQEITPLNYTIKGERAMSKKEAYEKKLEAQLKEWKTDIDKLKAKADKADAKAKLEYYKQIEELRTKQEAAQKKLTELKAAGGDAWEDLKAGIDLAWGSLGEAVKSARSRFK, encoded by the coding sequence ATGGAAACGACAGATTTGTTCCAAGAAATCACACCATTAAATTACACCATAAAAGGAGAGAGAGCAATGAGCAAGAAAGAAGCGTATGAAAAAAAATTAGAGGCACAGCTGAAAGAATGGAAAACCGATATCGATAAGTTGAAGGCCAAAGCTGACAAGGCAGATGCCAAGGCCAAACTTGAATATTACAAGCAGATCGAAGAGTTGCGCACCAAACAGGAAGCGGCCCAGAAAAAGCTGACAGAACTTAAAGCGGCTGGTGGAGATGCATGGGAAGATCTTAAAGCCGGTATTGACCTTGCGTGGGGTTCACTGGGAGAGGCTGTAAAATCCGCCAGATCCAGATTCAAATAG
- a CDS encoding glycogen-binding domain-containing protein — protein MAKKKKKRVIFRVFAPEAQKVMLSGTFNQWSQDLDPMKKDETGTWEKIKILPKGTYEYKFIVDGEWTCDPNCPDVVCDDQGAENNQIVV, from the coding sequence ATGGCTAAGAAAAAAAAGAAACGCGTTATTTTCAGGGTTTTTGCCCCGGAAGCCCAAAAGGTGATGCTTTCCGGAACTTTTAATCAGTGGTCCCAGGATTTGGATCCCATGAAAAAAGATGAAACAGGGACATGGGAAAAAATAAAAATTCTGCCAAAAGGCACCTATGAATACAAGTTCATTGTGGATGGAGAATGGACCTGCGATCCTAATTGTCCTGACGTTGTTTGTGATGATCAGGGCGCGGAAAACAACCAGATTGTCGTGTGA
- the treZ gene encoding malto-oligosyltrehalose trehalohydrolase: MTDMRVWAPKAGKVTLHSNDQVLAMTQDAGGWWHVDAPFMHHGVDYAFAVDGNGPFPDPRSFWQPNGIHGFSRWVDHSVFEWTDAGWQQPPLGSAVIYELHLGTFTSEGTCEAAVGRLDHLVTLGITHVELMPVAQFSGDRGWGYDGVDLYAPHQAYGGPEGLKRLVDACHQRGLAVLLDVVYNHLGPAGNYLNQFGPYFTDRYATPWGDAVNFDERDSSEVRQFFIDNAVMWLKDYHFDGLRIDAVHAILDTSAIHFLEALANAVKNLETALGRHLVLIAESDLNDPRVIRSPAVGGYGIDAQWNEDFHHALHAVLTGENQGYYQDFGTLAQLAKVLTRGLAYDGCYSAYRRRCHGRPATGISGTRFVGCLQNHDQVGNRALGERTSRLLSPGLLKIGAALVMTSSFVPMLFQGEEWGASTPFLYFTDHREPELGEAVKRGRRKEFAAFGWESEEIPDPQDEETFAQSRLNWEERQEENSRHMLAWHQSLIALRRRLSCLTDGETEQVSVIFDETERWLTMTRGPVLLACNFADAPRIISCAAAKDKTMVLSSEDGFVVENTTLMFPAQSVAILVG, translated from the coding sequence ATGACAGATATGCGTGTCTGGGCCCCAAAGGCCGGAAAAGTAACATTGCACAGCAATGACCAGGTGCTTGCCATGACACAGGATGCAGGCGGCTGGTGGCATGTGGATGCCCCCTTTATGCACCACGGCGTTGATTATGCCTTTGCCGTGGACGGCAACGGACCGTTTCCGGATCCGCGTTCTTTCTGGCAGCCCAACGGGATACACGGGTTTTCCAGATGGGTGGACCATTCTGTCTTTGAGTGGACTGATGCCGGCTGGCAGCAGCCGCCTCTGGGATCAGCCGTCATCTATGAACTGCACCTGGGAACCTTCACCTCTGAGGGAACATGTGAGGCAGCTGTCGGCCGCCTGGATCATCTGGTGACACTGGGTATCACCCATGTGGAACTGATGCCCGTGGCCCAGTTTTCCGGTGACCGCGGATGGGGCTACGACGGTGTGGATCTGTACGCTCCCCACCAGGCATACGGTGGCCCAGAAGGGCTGAAACGCCTGGTGGATGCCTGTCACCAGCGCGGTCTGGCCGTGCTGCTCGATGTGGTGTACAACCATCTGGGGCCTGCGGGAAATTATCTGAACCAGTTTGGGCCGTATTTCACAGACCGGTATGCCACCCCCTGGGGGGATGCGGTCAATTTTGATGAACGTGACAGCAGTGAAGTGCGGCAATTTTTTATAGACAATGCCGTCATGTGGCTCAAGGACTACCACTTTGACGGGCTGCGTATCGATGCGGTCCATGCCATCCTGGATACATCTGCCATTCATTTTCTGGAAGCGCTTGCCAATGCCGTAAAAAATCTGGAAACAGCCCTGGGCCGGCATCTTGTGCTCATCGCAGAAAGCGATCTGAATGACCCCCGGGTGATCCGTTCTCCAGCGGTGGGGGGATACGGCATTGATGCCCAGTGGAACGAGGATTTTCACCACGCTCTGCATGCGGTGCTGACCGGGGAAAATCAGGGCTATTATCAGGATTTCGGCACCCTGGCCCAGCTGGCAAAGGTCTTGACCCGGGGGTTGGCGTATGACGGATGTTATTCGGCTTACCGCCGCCGCTGTCATGGACGGCCCGCCACCGGAATTTCCGGCACCCGGTTTGTGGGATGTCTGCAAAACCATGACCAGGTGGGCAACCGTGCCCTGGGCGAGCGCACAAGCCGGCTGCTTTCACCGGGCCTGCTGAAAATCGGTGCTGCCCTGGTCATGACGTCTTCTTTTGTGCCCATGCTGTTTCAGGGGGAAGAATGGGGGGCCTCAACACCATTTCTGTATTTTACCGATCACCGGGAACCTGAACTGGGAGAAGCGGTGAAGCGCGGCCGGCGCAAAGAATTTGCCGCATTCGGATGGGAAAGCGAAGAGATCCCCGATCCCCAGGATGAAGAAACCTTTGCGCAATCCAGGCTCAACTGGGAGGAACGGCAAGAGGAGAACAGCAGGCACATGCTGGCGTGGCATCAATCGCTCATTGCGCTGCGGCGCCGCCTGTCATGCTTGACTGATGGAGAAACTGAACAGGTATCTGTTATATTTGATGAAACAGAGCGCTGGCTGACCATGACACGGGGACCGGTGCTGCTGGCGTGCAATTTTGCAGATGCACCCAGGATAATTTCCTGTGCCGCAGCAAAAGATAAAACAATGGTTCTGTCATCAGAAGACGGCTTTGTTGTTGAAAATACCACACTCATGTTTCCAGCGCAGTCGGTTGCAATACTGGTCGGATGA
- the treY gene encoding malto-oligosyltrehalose synthase produces MKFEPVATYRLQMHPGFGFDQAAEIVPYLHDLGISHMYTSPYLQAAAGSTHGYDIVDPAHVNAELGGTQAHARLCETIRAAGLGHMIDVVPNHMAVAGRQNPWWWDLLENGPASRFAGFFDVDWHSGANRWPGKLLLPVLGNHYGRILEDGELQLSYEDGNFAIHYHEHLFPVAPSSAAEILSTAGEDDGSKESRIKTEVTRLNHDPDALDTVIEQQHYRLAFWRMADTDLGYRRFFNISDLAGIRVEDKTVFAAVHALPLAWVKKGWVQGLRIDHPDGLWDPAQYFHRLQKACPDAWIVVEKILEPKENLASDWPVAGTTGYDFMNLAGGLFVNPASEEVLTQLYADFTGIQQPFEALVHECKHLVLTTILQSEIRRLTSLFEEICERHRRHRDYSRQELRRALCQTAIHFPVYRSYVSASENRVSEEDEHHIDAAIEGAAMVRSDLDPELFLFLKDLLLLQTRGALETELAMRFQQLTGPAMAKGVEDTAFYRYHRLICLNEVGGDPGRFTVTLRQFHTACARAQKEHPLGLLASTTHDTKRSEDVRARLALLSEIPDPWADAVRRWASNNARHRSGGVPDANTEYLLYQTLVGAWPIDLERICAYMEKAVKEAKVHTSWTAPNNAYERGLADFIAAVLADRAFCTDLENFVADLIAPGRINSLAQTLIKLTAPGVPDIYQGTELWDLSLVDPDNRRPVDFALRRRQLGQLPQLDPEAIMAGMDKGLPKLWVIRQILHLRRAHPVLFGPRADYCPLYATGQKADHLVAFFRGQAVISLAPRLVMGLNNDWDDTIVALPSGKWHNVLTGDEADGGAVRLQELLRRFPVGLLMKRK; encoded by the coding sequence ATGAAATTTGAACCTGTTGCCACCTACCGACTCCAGATGCATCCCGGATTCGGCTTTGACCAGGCCGCAGAGATTGTGCCCTATCTGCATGATCTGGGTATCAGTCATATGTACACCTCCCCCTACCTCCAGGCAGCTGCCGGCAGCACCCACGGCTATGATATTGTGGATCCCGCACACGTCAATGCGGAACTCGGGGGAACCCAGGCTCATGCCCGCCTGTGTGAGACTATTCGTGCCGCAGGGCTTGGGCATATGATCGATGTGGTGCCCAACCATATGGCCGTTGCCGGGCGGCAGAATCCCTGGTGGTGGGATCTGCTGGAGAACGGACCGGCCAGCCGCTTTGCCGGGTTTTTTGATGTGGACTGGCACAGTGGCGCAAACCGATGGCCCGGCAAGCTTCTTTTGCCGGTTTTAGGAAATCACTATGGCCGCATCCTCGAGGATGGCGAACTGCAGTTGTCATATGAAGACGGGAATTTTGCCATTCATTATCATGAGCATCTGTTCCCTGTGGCACCTTCCAGTGCGGCCGAAATTTTGTCCACGGCCGGGGAAGATGACGGATCAAAAGAATCGCGCATCAAAACAGAGGTGACACGCCTGAACCATGATCCGGATGCCCTGGATACAGTCATTGAACAGCAGCATTACCGGCTGGCTTTCTGGCGCATGGCGGACACAGATCTTGGATACAGGCGGTTTTTCAACATCAGTGACCTGGCAGGAATAAGGGTTGAGGACAAAACGGTTTTCGCGGCTGTCCATGCCCTGCCTTTGGCCTGGGTTAAAAAAGGATGGGTCCAGGGGCTGCGCATTGACCATCCGGACGGTCTGTGGGACCCGGCCCAGTATTTTCACAGGCTGCAAAAGGCCTGCCCTGATGCCTGGATCGTGGTGGAAAAAATTCTTGAACCCAAAGAAAATCTTGCGTCAGACTGGCCGGTTGCCGGCACCACAGGATATGATTTCATGAATCTTGCAGGGGGGCTGTTTGTAAATCCTGCATCCGAGGAGGTGCTGACACAGCTGTATGCGGATTTTACAGGAATACAACAACCGTTTGAAGCACTGGTCCATGAATGCAAGCACCTGGTGCTCACCACTATCCTGCAAAGTGAGATCAGGCGCCTTACCAGTCTTTTTGAAGAAATCTGTGAAAGGCACCGACGTCACAGGGACTATTCCCGGCAGGAACTGCGCAGGGCCCTGTGTCAGACAGCCATCCATTTTCCAGTGTATAGGTCATATGTGTCTGCCTCAGAAAACAGGGTGTCTGAAGAGGACGAACACCATATCGATGCGGCCATTGAAGGGGCTGCAATGGTGCGTTCGGATCTTGACCCGGAACTGTTTTTATTTCTTAAAGACCTGCTTTTGCTGCAAACCAGAGGGGCCCTGGAAACAGAACTGGCCATGCGGTTCCAGCAACTGACCGGTCCGGCCATGGCCAAGGGCGTGGAAGATACCGCTTTTTACCGCTACCACCGCCTGATCTGCCTCAACGAGGTGGGAGGAGATCCCGGCCGGTTCACCGTAACTCTCCGGCAGTTCCATACGGCCTGTGCCCGTGCACAAAAAGAACATCCGCTGGGACTTTTGGCTTCCACCACCCATGATACCAAGCGCAGTGAAGATGTCCGGGCCCGGCTGGCCCTGCTTTCCGAGATCCCGGACCCATGGGCGGATGCGGTCCGCAGATGGGCTTCCAATAATGCCCGCCACCGTTCTGGCGGGGTGCCTGATGCCAATACCGAATACCTGTTGTACCAGACCCTGGTGGGGGCCTGGCCCATTGATCTGGAAAGAATCTGTGCCTATATGGAAAAAGCGGTCAAAGAAGCCAAGGTGCATACCTCCTGGACAGCTCCGAATAATGCGTATGAGCGCGGTCTGGCTGATTTTATCGCTGCCGTGCTGGCAGACAGGGCATTCTGCACAGACCTGGAAAATTTTGTTGCAGACCTGATTGCACCCGGCAGAATCAACAGCCTTGCCCAGACCCTGATCAAACTCACAGCCCCGGGGGTTCCGGACATCTACCAGGGCACTGAACTGTGGGATTTGAGCCTGGTGGACCCAGATAACCGCAGGCCCGTGGATTTTGCCCTGCGCCGCCGCCAGCTGGGCCAATTGCCCCAGCTGGACCCTGAAGCGATTATGGCCGGAATGGACAAAGGCCTGCCCAAGCTCTGGGTCATCCGGCAGATCCTGCATCTGCGCCGTGCCCATCCGGTACTTTTTGGTCCCCGGGCCGATTATTGCCCGTTGTATGCAACCGGCCAAAAAGCAGACCATCTGGTGGCGTTTTTCCGGGGACAGGCTGTGATCTCTCTGGCCCCAAGGCTTGTTATGGGTCTGAATAATGACTGGGACGATACCATTGTGGCACTGCCTTCGGGAAAATGGCACAATGTTCTGACAGGTGATGAAGCGGACGGTGGTGCTGTAAGGCTTCAGGAACTGCTGCGTCGTTTTCCTGTCGGCCTGCTGATGAAAAGGAAATAA
- the glgX gene encoding glycogen debranching protein GlgX gives MKIWPGQPYPLGAVFDGSGTNFSLFSEIAERVQLCLFDENDNETRIDLTEVTGYCWHGYLPFVEPGQRYGFRIHGPWDPSRGFCCNPAKLLLDPYAKAMDGKVQWDEAVFPYPFREGPGIRSDTDSAPFMPKCVVHQPHFDWSGDRRLQIPWHDTVIYETHVKGFTVRHPDVPPEMAGTYAGLAHPAVVEYLKNLGVTAVELMPVHFFIQDKHLVDQGLKNYWGYNSIGYFAPHNEYAADNRPGGVVAEFKQMVKILHQAGLEVILDVVYNHTAEGNHLGPMLSFKGIDNTYYYRLTEDPQYYMDYTGTGNTLNMRNPHVLQLVMDSLRYWILEMHVDGFRFDLASTLARELHDVDRLSAFFDIIQQDPVISQVKLIAEPWDVGEGGYQVGNFPPVWTEWNGKYRDCVRDFWRGEDQTMGEFAARFTGSSDLYENTSRLPYASINFITAHDGFSLHDLVSYNEKHNMANGEENRDGEDHNRSWNCGEEGETNDPEIRRLRHRQKRNFLATLLLSQGVPMLLGGDELGRTQQGNNNAYCQDNEISWYNWENVDEALHDFCRKLIQYRKDHPVFRRRGWFHGRSIHGSEVDDIRWFTMEGEQMAEQDWGVEVTKSLGVFLNGATIPNPNPRGEPVIDDNFYLIFNAFHDVLQFKLPGPDYGNLWIKEIDTETGWQEEPPTLKAGDAIMVAARSLVVLRHEI, from the coding sequence ATGAAGATTTGGCCAGGACAACCATATCCGCTGGGAGCTGTATTCGATGGTTCCGGCACCAATTTTTCCTTGTTTTCAGAGATTGCGGAGCGTGTACAGCTCTGCCTCTTTGACGAAAATGACAATGAAACACGTATCGATCTCACTGAGGTGACAGGGTATTGCTGGCATGGGTATCTGCCCTTTGTGGAGCCGGGCCAGCGGTATGGATTTCGAATCCACGGCCCGTGGGATCCCTCCCGGGGTTTTTGCTGCAATCCCGCCAAGCTGCTGCTGGATCCCTATGCCAAAGCCATGGATGGGAAAGTGCAATGGGATGAGGCAGTATTCCCCTATCCCTTTAGAGAGGGTCCCGGCATCCGCAGCGATACTGACAGTGCCCCTTTCATGCCCAAGTGTGTGGTGCACCAGCCCCATTTCGACTGGAGCGGAGACCGCCGCCTGCAGATTCCCTGGCATGATACCGTGATTTATGAAACCCATGTAAAAGGGTTCACCGTTCGCCATCCGGATGTTCCCCCTGAAATGGCCGGCACCTATGCAGGACTTGCCCATCCTGCGGTTGTTGAATACCTTAAAAACCTTGGGGTCACAGCGGTTGAACTGATGCCGGTGCATTTTTTCATCCAGGACAAACACCTGGTGGATCAGGGTCTGAAAAATTACTGGGGGTACAACTCCATCGGGTATTTTGCCCCCCACAACGAATATGCGGCAGACAACCGTCCCGGCGGTGTTGTGGCTGAATTCAAACAGATGGTGAAAATCCTTCACCAGGCCGGTCTGGAAGTGATTCTGGATGTGGTCTACAACCACACGGCAGAGGGAAATCACCTGGGTCCCATGCTCAGTTTCAAAGGAATCGACAACACCTATTATTACCGGCTTACTGAAGATCCGCAATACTATATGGATTATACCGGCACGGGCAACACATTGAATATGCGCAATCCCCATGTTCTGCAGCTTGTCATGGATTCTTTGCGGTACTGGATTCTGGAAATGCACGTGGACGGATTCCGGTTTGATCTGGCATCCACCCTGGCCAGGGAACTGCATGATGTGGACCGGCTGTCCGCTTTTTTCGACATCATCCAGCAGGACCCGGTCATCAGCCAGGTCAAGCTGATTGCCGAACCCTGGGATGTGGGTGAGGGCGGCTACCAGGTCGGCAATTTCCCGCCGGTTTGGACCGAATGGAACGGAAAATACCGGGACTGCGTCCGGGATTTCTGGCGGGGGGAGGACCAGACCATGGGCGAGTTTGCCGCCCGTTTTACAGGCAGTTCCGATCTGTATGAAAATACCTCCCGCCTGCCCTATGCCAGCATCAATTTCATCACGGCCCATGACGGGTTCTCCCTGCATGATCTGGTTTCCTATAATGAAAAGCATAACATGGCCAACGGCGAGGAAAATCGTGATGGAGAGGATCACAACCGTTCCTGGAACTGCGGTGAGGAGGGAGAAACAAACGACCCGGAGATACGCCGGCTGAGACACCGCCAAAAGCGAAATTTTCTGGCTACCCTGCTCCTTTCCCAGGGGGTGCCCATGCTTCTGGGCGGAGATGAACTGGGGCGGACCCAGCAGGGGAACAACAACGCCTATTGCCAGGACAATGAAATTTCCTGGTACAACTGGGAAAATGTGGACGAAGCACTCCATGATTTTTGCCGGAAACTTATTCAGTACCGCAAAGACCACCCTGTTTTCCGCCGCCGGGGATGGTTTCACGGCCGCTCGATTCATGGCAGCGAGGTCGACGACATCAGATGGTTCACCATGGAAGGAGAACAGATGGCTGAACAGGACTGGGGAGTGGAAGTCACAAAATCCCTGGGTGTTTTTTTGAATGGTGCCACCATTCCCAATCCCAATCCCCGGGGTGAACCTGTCATCGATGACAATTTTTACCTGATTTTCAATGCCTTTCATGATGTACTGCAATTTAAACTTCCCGGACCGGATTATGGCAATCTTTGGATAAAGGAAATCGATACTGAAACCGGGTGGCAGGAAGAGCCCCCGACACTCAAGGCAGGGGACGCGATCATGGTTGCGGCCCGTTCCCTGGTGGTGCTGCGCCATGAAATTTGA
- a CDS encoding AAA family ATPase yields MHKDLKKYDHGTLVAAMTSADFYPHKPAEIIHKQTHISDVFLAGDRVYKVKKPVNLGFLDFSTLEKRYRFCCEEVRLNQRLTSDIYLGVEKITWDRNGYGLNTTGETVDYAVKMRRLPDEHTLEYLLVSNRVTESFINRLIHTLADFYNASALKKKERDQFGSFDAIGQKCRDNFNRLPDFSDTGTNKKKIELIKTATRMFLDRHKELFNRRIENNHICDTHGDLKTEHIYNDQGVQILDCIEFNHTFRYQDTASDLAFLSMDMDFLGYRPAALFLLSRYVKITSDADLMQVIDFYKCFRAMVQVKVYHLQIEAMPSHDDAKKAEHVHEMEQYLDLAYQYALKMAFPVIWVTCGMIAAGKSTVAEKLAALFSIPWIRSDELRKTLFEELPDKSGKTGFEKGMYSPEATSLVYGKMLVTAQAALEKGSSVILDATCSKQKERQDILQLARDTSANIIFVECRCPDREIKSRLKNREHQSTVSDARLEHFAAIRKSMDPFDHLSADVHMPVRTDQPLDSIIETILTGEHELLARQTAQKSG; encoded by the coding sequence ATGCATAAAGATTTGAAAAAATACGACCATGGCACACTGGTTGCGGCAATGACATCTGCTGACTTTTATCCCCACAAGCCCGCCGAGATTATACACAAGCAGACACATATCTCTGATGTCTTTCTTGCCGGTGATCGGGTCTATAAAGTCAAAAAACCCGTCAATCTGGGATTTCTTGATTTCAGCACCCTGGAAAAGCGCTATAGATTCTGCTGTGAAGAGGTGCGGTTGAATCAGCGGCTCACCTCAGACATCTATCTTGGGGTTGAAAAAATCACATGGGACAGAAACGGATATGGGTTGAACACAACCGGAGAAACCGTGGATTACGCCGTTAAAATGCGACGGTTGCCGGATGAACACACCCTGGAATACCTGCTTGTATCAAACCGGGTGACTGAATCATTCATCAACCGTCTGATCCATACCCTGGCTGATTTTTATAACGCATCTGCATTAAAAAAAAAGGAGAGGGATCAGTTTGGTTCGTTTGACGCCATCGGGCAAAAGTGCCGGGACAATTTCAACCGGCTGCCTGATTTTTCCGACACCGGGACCAACAAAAAAAAAATTGAGCTGATAAAGACCGCAACCCGGATGTTTCTGGACCGCCATAAAGAGTTATTTAACCGCCGAATTGAAAACAACCATATCTGCGATACCCATGGCGATTTAAAAACAGAACATATTTACAATGATCAGGGCGTTCAGATACTGGACTGTATTGAATTCAACCACACATTCCGTTACCAGGACACGGCATCGGATCTGGCTTTTCTGTCCATGGACATGGATTTTCTCGGATACCGGCCGGCCGCCCTTTTTCTGCTCAGCCGGTATGTAAAAATAACCAGTGACGCGGATTTGATGCAGGTGATTGATTTTTACAAATGCTTTCGGGCCATGGTGCAGGTAAAGGTGTATCATTTGCAGATTGAGGCCATGCCGTCACACGATGATGCCAAAAAGGCTGAACACGTTCATGAAATGGAACAATATCTGGATCTGGCCTACCAGTATGCCCTGAAAATGGCTTTTCCGGTCATCTGGGTGACCTGCGGCATGATTGCAGCAGGCAAAAGCACGGTGGCAGAAAAACTGGCGGCACTGTTTTCCATACCCTGGATCCGCAGTGATGAACTTCGCAAAACCCTGTTTGAGGAGTTGCCTGACAAATCCGGCAAAACAGGGTTTGAAAAGGGCATGTATTCCCCGGAGGCCACCTCGCTTGTGTATGGCAAAATGCTGGTCACGGCCCAGGCAGCGCTGGAAAAAGGCAGCTCTGTGATCCTGGATGCCACCTGCAGCAAGCAGAAAGAACGGCAGGATATACTGCAGCTGGCCCGGGACACATCTGCCAACATCATTTTTGTTGAATGCCGGTGCCCGGACCGGGAAATCAAGTCCCGGCTCAAAAACCGGGAACATCAATCCACGGTATCTGACGCACGGCTGGAACATTTTGCAGCCATAAGAAAGAGCATGGACCCTTTTGACCATTTGTCAGCGGATGTGCACATGCCGGTCCGGACCGATCAGCCCCTGGACAGCATCATTGAAACCATTCTGACAGGTGAGCATGAACTGCTTGCGCGGCAGACCGCCCAAAAAAGCGGTTGA
- a CDS encoding SDR family NAD(P)-dependent oxidoreductase, whose product MDRLNAKTALITGGARGIGREICKLFAREGAYVIVTDIIDDEGEQLVEEIRQNQGRAEYQHLDTSDEKNVADVISPADSLTILVNNAGIAGPNKPTHEIDVQEWDNLMNVNVRGVFLCTKYAIPHMQKNKGGSIINLSSIYGIVGAPDLPAYHASKGAVRLMSKTDALIYAKQGIRVNSLHPGYIWTPLVEELGKASEEGVDAFRKNLDSKHPVGHVGKPEDIAYGALYLASDESAFVTGSELVIDGGYTAQ is encoded by the coding sequence ATGGATCGCTTGAACGCTAAAACCGCATTGATTACGGGCGGTGCCCGGGGAATCGGCCGGGAAATCTGTAAACTGTTTGCCAGGGAAGGGGCATATGTGATCGTCACCGACATTATTGATGATGAAGGCGAACAGCTGGTTGAAGAAATCCGCCAAAACCAGGGCCGGGCAGAGTATCAGCATCTGGACACTTCTGATGAAAAAAATGTGGCCGATGTGATCTCGCCGGCTGACAGCCTTACCATCCTGGTGAACAACGCCGGCATTGCCGGTCCCAACAAACCCACCCATGAAATTGACGTACAGGAATGGGACAACCTGATGAACGTGAATGTCAGGGGGGTATTTTTGTGTACCAAATATGCCATTCCCCATATGCAGAAAAACAAGGGCGGCAGTATTATCAATCTTTCTTCCATTTACGGGATTGTCGGTGCACCGGACCTGCCCGCCTATCATGCATCAAAAGGGGCGGTCCGGTTGATGAGCAAGACAGATGCCTTGATTTATGCCAAACAGGGTATTCGCGTGAATTCCCTTCATCCCGGTTATATCTGGACCCCTTTGGTTGAAGAACTGGGCAAAGCTTCGGAAGAAGGGGTGGATGCCTTTCGAAAAAATCTGGACAGCAAGCATCCCGTCGGCCATGTGGGAAAGCCTGAGGATATTGCATATGGCGCCCTGTACCTTGCTTCGGATGAATCCGCATTTGTCACCGGCAGCGAGCTGGTCATTGACGGGGGCTACACCGCCCAGTAA